In one Carassius carassius chromosome 48, fCarCar2.1, whole genome shotgun sequence genomic region, the following are encoded:
- the capzb gene encoding F-actin-capping protein subunit beta isoform X1 — protein MNEQQLDCALDLMRRLPPQQIEKNLSDLIDLVPGLCEDLLSSVDQPLKIARDKVVGKDYLLCDYNRDGDSYRSPWSNKYEPPIDDGAMPSARLRKLEVEANNAFDQYRDLYFEGGVSSVYLWDLDHGFAGVILIKKAGDGSKKIKGCWDSIHVVEVQEKSSGRTAHYKLTSTVMLWLQTTKTGSGTMNLGGSLTRQMEKDETVGESSPHIANIGRLVEDMENKIRSTLNEIYFGKTKDIVNGLRSVQTLADKSKQEALKNDLMHALSQRSKQQS, from the exons ATG aacGAGCAGCAGTTGGACTGTGCTCTGGACCTGATGAGACGTCTGCCTCCCCAGCAGATCGAGAAGAACCTCAGCGACCTCATCGACCTG gtgccCGGTCTGTGTGAAGACCTGCTGTCGTCGGTGGATCAGCCGCTGAAGATCGCTCGTGATAAAGTGGTTGGGAAAGACTATCTGCTGTGTGACTACAACCGTGATGGAGACTCCTACAG GTCTCCGTGGAGTAATAAATACGAGCCTCCGATCGATGATGGAGCCATGCCCTCGGCTCGACTGCGCAAGCTGGAGGTGGAGGCCAACAACGCCTTCGACCAGTACAGAGACCT GTACTTCGAGGGCGGGGTTTCCTCCGTCTACCTGTGGGATCTGGACCACGGATTCGCCGGAGTCATCCTCATCAAGAAAGCTGGAGACGGCTCCAAGAAGATCAAGGGATGCTGGGACTCCATCCACGTGGTGGAGGTGCAG GAGAAGTCGAGCGGCCGCACGGCTCATTATAAACTCACGTCTACAGTCATGCTGTGGCTCCAGACCACCAAAACCGGCTCTGGCACCATGAACCTGGGCGGCAGTCTCACCCGACAG atggaGAAAGACGAGACGGTCGGTGAATCCTCTCCTCACATCGCTAACATTGGACGCCTGGTGGAg gacatGGAGAACAAGATCCGCTCCACTCTCAACGAGATCTACTTCGGAAAGACCAAGGACATCGTCAACGGCCTGAG gAGCGTTCAGACGCTGGCGGATAAATCGAAGCAGGAGGCTCTGAAGAACGACCTGATGCACGCTCTTAGCCAACGCAGCAAACAGCAAAGCtag
- the capzb gene encoding F-actin-capping protein subunit beta isoform X2, with protein sequence MNEQQLDCALDLMRRLPPQQIEKNLSDLIDLVPGLCEDLLSSVDQPLKIARDKVVGKDYLLCDYNRDGDSYRSPWSNKYEPPIDDGAMPSARLRKLEVEANNAFDQYRDLYFEGGVSSVYLWDLDHGFAGVILIKKAGDGSKKIKGCWDSIHVVEVQEKSSGRTAHYKLTSTVMLWLQTTKTGSGTMNLGGSLTRQMEKDETVGESSPHIANIGRLVEDMENKIRSTLNEIYFGKTKDIVNGLRSIESLPDNQKYRQLQRELSQVLTQRQIYID encoded by the exons ATG aacGAGCAGCAGTTGGACTGTGCTCTGGACCTGATGAGACGTCTGCCTCCCCAGCAGATCGAGAAGAACCTCAGCGACCTCATCGACCTG gtgccCGGTCTGTGTGAAGACCTGCTGTCGTCGGTGGATCAGCCGCTGAAGATCGCTCGTGATAAAGTGGTTGGGAAAGACTATCTGCTGTGTGACTACAACCGTGATGGAGACTCCTACAG GTCTCCGTGGAGTAATAAATACGAGCCTCCGATCGATGATGGAGCCATGCCCTCGGCTCGACTGCGCAAGCTGGAGGTGGAGGCCAACAACGCCTTCGACCAGTACAGAGACCT GTACTTCGAGGGCGGGGTTTCCTCCGTCTACCTGTGGGATCTGGACCACGGATTCGCCGGAGTCATCCTCATCAAGAAAGCTGGAGACGGCTCCAAGAAGATCAAGGGATGCTGGGACTCCATCCACGTGGTGGAGGTGCAG GAGAAGTCGAGCGGCCGCACGGCTCATTATAAACTCACGTCTACAGTCATGCTGTGGCTCCAGACCACCAAAACCGGCTCTGGCACCATGAACCTGGGCGGCAGTCTCACCCGACAG atggaGAAAGACGAGACGGTCGGTGAATCCTCTCCTCACATCGCTAACATTGGACGCCTGGTGGAg gacatGGAGAACAAGATCCGCTCCACTCTCAACGAGATCTACTTCGGAAAGACCAAGGACATCGTCAACGGCCTGAG ATCGATCGAGTCTCTTCCTGATAATCAAAAGTACCGTCAGCTGCAGAGGGAGCTGTCTCAGGTTCTGACCCAGCGTCAGATCTACATCGACTAG